The window ATTGAGGAGGAATTATTATGTGCAATAGATTTCAAATCGTAGGCAGCCTGCTGCGTCCGGCGGATTTATTAGAATATAAACATCAGATTGAGCATCGGGATGATATCCAGTATCCTTTTTACCAGGACTTTCAGGGGTATGAGCAGTGTGAAGCGGATGCGATCCAGGCTGTAGTCGATAAAGAAATTAACAATGGCTTGTCCGTTCTTACAGATGGGGAATATTCCAAATCGATGTGGCATCTGGACTTTGTCTGGGGCTTCCAGGGGATTGAGCGCTATATTGCGGATCATGGGTATTTCTTCAGAGATACAGATGGAACATCGAAATACGAGACCAGAAAAGATATTGGTCTGCGTATTACAGGTGAATTGGGCGGAACGAACCATCATTTTATTGATGCCTATAAAAAGCTTCAAGCTCTTGCAGGCGACCGGGAAACCAAGCTGTGCGTGCCTTCTCCATCCCACATTTTTGGGGAGCTATCCTGGTCGGATAACATTGGCGGCACAGAGGCTGTTTATAAGGACAGATATGAGCTTAAAGACGGTCTGGTTAAGGCTTATAAGGATTTCGTCGGGGAATTCGCTGCTGCCGGAGGACAAATCCTGCAATCCGACGATTGCTTATGGGAGCTGTTTGCCGATGATAACCCGAACTCTCCATATACCGGCGAGAACATCAATCAAGAGGAAGTCCAGGCGCTGGCTGCAGAATTCATTGATATTAACAACACCATCATTGATTACGGGCATAGCTTAGGCCTCAAAATGTGGACGCATAACTGCCGCGGTAACTATGATTCCCGTAATATGGGCGGCGGCTCCTATGCGAAGATTGCGAATCTGTTCCTGAAGCAGCTGAAATACGACCGCTTTTTCCTGGAATGGGATGATGACCGTGCAGGCTCCCTTGAGGCGCTTGCAGTGTTCAAGGATAAGCCGGAGACGGAAATTGTACTTGGCTTGTTGTCTTCCAAAACGAGTACGCTAGACGATGAGGCCCGTGTAGTTCAAATGCTGGACGAAGCTTCAAAAATTATTGATAAGGACCGGTTATTGCTATCTCATCAATGCGGGTTTGCGTCCTGCGATGGCGGCAATGAATTAACGGAAGCTGAACAGTGGGCGAAGATTAACCAAGGACAACAGATTGCTCTGCAATATTGGGGTTAATAATCGATTGAAAGATAGGAGAAGAGCCTGAGGGGGACGAAGAAATCTCGTACCCTCAGGCTCTTCTCTCTTATTATTGTCATAACCATATGATTAGTGATTATTTATTGAGAACATCTGCGTATTCGGAGATACGTTCGAATCGTCCCTTGGCAAACGGGCATAAGGGGATAATCTTAATACCGTTTTCCCGCGCGTATTCCACCATAGCTTTGAGAAGCTTATCGCCAAGCCCTTGTCCCCGGTAAGCATTTTCGACTAAGGTGTGATCAATAATGTAAAGCTCCGGACTTGAGA of the Paenibacillus pedocola genome contains:
- a CDS encoding GNAT family N-acetyltransferase, with protein sequence MHIVDHQPANKRFLIRDNGTAAAVMTYVISSPELYIIDHTLVENAYRGQGLGDKLLKAMVEYARENGIKIIPLCPFAKGRFERISEYADVLNK
- a CDS encoding cobalamin-independent methionine synthase II family protein gives rise to the protein MCNRFQIVGSLLRPADLLEYKHQIEHRDDIQYPFYQDFQGYEQCEADAIQAVVDKEINNGLSVLTDGEYSKSMWHLDFVWGFQGIERYIADHGYFFRDTDGTSKYETRKDIGLRITGELGGTNHHFIDAYKKLQALAGDRETKLCVPSPSHIFGELSWSDNIGGTEAVYKDRYELKDGLVKAYKDFVGEFAAAGGQILQSDDCLWELFADDNPNSPYTGENINQEEVQALAAEFIDINNTIIDYGHSLGLKMWTHNCRGNYDSRNMGGGSYAKIANLFLKQLKYDRFFLEWDDDRAGSLEALAVFKDKPETEIVLGLLSSKTSTLDDEARVVQMLDEASKIIDKDRLLLSHQCGFASCDGGNELTEAEQWAKINQGQQIALQYWG